The following are encoded together in the Chiloscyllium plagiosum isolate BGI_BamShark_2017 chromosome 19, ASM401019v2, whole genome shotgun sequence genome:
- the si:ch211-245j22.3 gene encoding guanylyl cyclase inhibitory protein: MGQSAVLPPRRKDTYVLELHVWYRKFIKECPSGLITLHEFRRHFCDGTVGPKSSEYAEQIFRTLDDNRDGTVDYHEYVTAISLLIQGSPEEKLKWSFKLYDKDKDGAITRLEMLEIMQTIYKMSLAASLTKVDPQTAEECTNRIFIRLDKDRDAVISQKEFIEGALGDQWIRAMLECDPNTVDVPRSP; encoded by the exons ATGGGCCAGAGCGCTGTGCTTCCTCCAAGGAGGAAGGATACGTATGTTCTGGAACTTCATGTGTGGTACAG AAAATTCATCAAAGAGTGTCCTAGTGGGTTGATCACCCTTCATGAGTTCAGGCGCCATTTTTGTGATGGGACCGTAGGTCCCAAGTCTTCTGAATATGCCGAGCAGATCTTCAGGACTCTGGATGATAACAGG GATGGGACAGTTGATTACCATGAATATGTGACCGCTATCAGTCTGCTGATACAGGGCAGTCCGGAAGAAAAACTAAAGTGGTCATTTAAATTATACGACAAGGATAAAGATGGAGCAATTACACGTttagagatgctggaaattaTGCAG ACGATATATAAAATGAGTTTGGCAGCTTCACTGACTAAAGTTGACCCCCAAACAGCAGAAGAATGCACCAACAGAATTTTCATTCGGCTGGACAAAGACAGAGATG CTGTTATCAGCCAGAAGGAATTTATTGAAGGAGCTCTGGGAGATCAGTGGATCCGTGCAATGTTGGAATGTGATCCCAATACAGTTGATGTTCCAAGGTCTCCTTAG